A single genomic interval of Malania oleifera isolate guangnan ecotype guangnan chromosome 11, ASM2987363v1, whole genome shotgun sequence harbors:
- the LOC131167653 gene encoding probably inactive leucine-rich repeat receptor-like protein kinase At5g06940, with protein MMTFGKLFAEGDSWNPSLSSSPFSLSHSLSLKEKIGRKLPRALLSESPPPMAAIFRNPLFLSLALFFFFLNSVSGASEADTLLTFKASIEDPANSLSSWSNSSLSRYCNWTGITCSTSPSLSVTSINLQNLNLSGEISPSLCQLANLSHLNLADNLFNQPIPLHLSECTSLETLNLSNNLIWGTIPDQISQFGALNVLDLSRNHVEGKIPESIGSLKSLQVLNLGSNLLSGSVPTVFGNFSDLTNLDLSENSYLVSEIPGDIGKLEKLEQLLLRSSGFYGEIPNSFVGLRSLAVLDISQNNLTGGFPRTLGSSLQNLVFFDVSQNKLSGSFPNGICHGKGLISLSLHTNFLTGSIPSSIAECLNLERLQVQDNRFSGDLPKGLWSLPKIKLIRAENNNFSGEIPDSISVATQLEQVQIDNNSFVSKIPQGLGLVKSLYRFSASLNGFYGELPPNFCDSPIMSIINLSHNSLSGRIPELKKCRKLVSLSLADNNLVGEMPPSLAELPVLTYLDLSDNNLTGSIPLELQNLKLALFNVSFNQLSGRVPFSLISGLPASFLQGNPGLCGPGLPGSCSDEKPNHHTAGLTTLTCALISLAFFVIIVFLVAGFLTMRHRSSNWKSQRGFWRSVFFFPLRVTEHDLIMGMDEKSALGSGGAFGRVHIISLPSGELVAVKKLLNFESQSSKALKTEIKTLAKIRHKNIIKLLGFCHSDDSILLIYEFLQNGSLGDLMCKPDFQLQWSVRLRIAIGVAQGLAYLHRDYVPHIFHRNLKSKNILLDADFEPKLTDFALNRIVGEAAFQSTIASESATSCYMAPESGYRKKATEQMDVYSFGVVLLELVTGRPAEQAGSEDSLDVVKWVRRKINITNGAFQVLDPKISSSSQQELLGALKIALHCTAVMPEKRPSMAQVVRELQFLCSKSILPSIEFSTDENAITNC; from the exons ATGATGACTTTTGGAAAATTGTTTGCAGAGGGAGACTCATGGAACCCATCACTCTCCAGTAGTCCATTCTCTCTGAGTCACTCTCTCTCATTAAAAGAAAAGATTGGAAGAAAATTACCCAGAGCTCTGCTTTCCGAGTCTCCTCCTCCAATGGCTGCCATCTTCAGAAACCCATTGTTTCTTTCTCTAGCCTTGTTTTTTTTCTTCCTCAACTCTGTCTCTGGTGCGTCAGAAGCAGATACACTTCTCACCTTCAAGGCCTCCATTGAAGACCCTGCAAACTCTCTTTCAAGCTGGTCTAACTCATCACTCTCTCGCTACTGCAACTGGACCGGAATCACCTGCTCCACTTCACCTTCCCTATCTGTAACTTCTATTAACCTTCAAAACCTAAACCTTTCGGGTgaaatctctccatctctctgcCAACTTGCCAATCTCTCTCATCTCAATCTAGCTGACAACCTCTTCAACCAGCCCATCCCTCTGCATCTCTCTGAGTGTACCTCTTTGGAAACTTTGAATCTCAGCAATAATCTCATCTGGGGTACAATCCCAGATCAGATTTCCCAGTTTGGGGCCTTGAACGTGCTTGATTTAAGCAGAAACCATGTTGAAGGCAAAATCCCAGAAAGCATTGGCTCTCTAAAGAGCTTGCAAGTTCTCAACTTGGGCAGCAACTTGCTTTCAGGTAGTGTTCCAACTGTGTTTGGCAACTTTAGTGACCTTACCAATCTTGACTTGTCTGAAAATTCTTATTTGGTGAGTGAGATTCCTGGTGATATTGGGAAGCTTGAGAAGCTTGAGCAGCTTTTGTTGCGAAGCTCTGGCTTTTATGGTGAAATCCCTAATTCATTTGTGGGTTTGCGTAGTTTAGCTGTTTTAGACATTTCACAGAACAATCTGACCGGTGGGTTTCCTCGAACACTGGGTTCCTCTCTTCAGAACTTGGTGTTCTTTGATGTTTCACAGAACAAGCTTTCTGGGTCATTTCCAAATGGTATTTGCCATGGAAAAGGCCTTATAAGCCTCAGTCTGCACACAAATTTCCTCACTGGTTCAATCCCCAGCTCCATTGCTGAATGCTTGAATCTTGAGAGACTTCAAGTTCAGGATAATAGGTTCTCTGGGGATCTCCCCAAGGGATTATGGTCATTGCCCAAAATTAAGCTCATCAGAGCTGAAAACAATAACTTTTCTGGAGAAATACCAGATTCCATATCAGTGGCTACTCAATTGGAGCAAGTTCAGATAGACAACAACAGCTTTGTGAGTAAGATTCCACAGGGTCTTGGGTTGGTTAAGAGCTTATATAGATTTTCTGCATCTCTAAACGGTTTCTATGGTGAGCTTCCTCCAAATTTCTGTGACTCACCCATTATGAGTATAATAAACCTCTCCCACAATTCGCTCTCGGGTCGAATTCCGGAGTTGAAGAAATGCAGGAAACTAGTGTCATTATCTTTGGCAGACAACAATCTTGTTGGAGAAATGCCACCATCACTTGCTGAATTACCAGTGCTAACATACCTTGATCTTTCTGACAATAACCTCACTGGCTCAATCCCACTAGAGCTTCAAAACTTGAAACTTGCTCTATTCAATGTATCCTTTAACCAGCTGTCTGGAAGAGTTCCATTCTCTCTTATCTCAGGCCTTCCAGCCTCTTTCCTGCAAGGAAATCCGGGACTATGTGGCCCGGGGTTGCCCGGTTCTTGTTCAGATGAGAAGCCAAATCACCACACTGCTGGCCTTACCACATTGACCTGTGCCTTGATCTCTTTAGCCTTTTTTGTCATTATTGTTTTTCTTGTTGCTGGGTTTCTCACAATGCGCCATCGGTCTTCAAACTGGAAATCCCAAAGAGGGTTTTGGCGATCAGTTTTCTTCTTTCCTCTGAGAGTTACTGAACATGATTTAATTATGGGAATGGATGAGAAAAGTGCCTTGGGAAGTGGTGGAGCTTTTGGAAGAGTTCACATTATAAGTTTACCAAGCGGTGAACTTGTTGCAGTAAAGAAGCTACTGAATTTTGAGAGCCAGTCTTCAAAAGCTTTGAAGACTGAGATCAAGACATTAGCCAAGATCAGACATAAGAACATCATTAAGCTTCTGGGTTTTTGCCATTCTGATGATTCCATACTACTGATTTATGAATTCTTACAAAATGGGAGCCTAGGGGATTTAATGTGCAAACCAGATTTTCAGTTGCAGTGGAGTGTTAGATTGAGGATTGCCATTGGGGTTGCTCAGGGATTAGCTTACCTTCACAGAGATTATGTTCCACATATATTTCACAGGAATTTGAAATCAAAAAATATTCTTCTGGATGCTGATTTTGAACCAAAGCTCACAGATTTTGCTCTCAATCGGATTGTGGGAGAAGCAGCGTTCCAGTCGACCATTGCTTCAGAATCTGCAACTTCCTGTTACATGGCACCAG AAAGTGGGTACCGGAAGAAAGCTACCGAACAAATGGATGTCTACAGCTTCGGCGTTGTGTTGTTGGAGCTCGTGACTGGCAGGCCAGCTGAGCAAGCTGGATCAGAGGACTCGCTTGACGTTGTGAAATGGGTTCGAAGGAAAATTAACATTACAAATGGTGCTTTCCAAGTCCTTGATCCCAAAATATCTAGTTCTTCTCAGCAGGAGCTGCTAGGAGCTCTAAAAATTGCTCTCCATTGCACGGCTGTGATGCCAGAGAAGCGACCATCGATGGCTCAAGTTGTGAGGGAACTTCAGTTCCTTTGCTCTAAATCCATCCTCCCAAGTATTGAGTTCTCTACAGATGAGAATGCAATCACAAATTGTTGA